From Wolbachia endosymbiont (group A) of Longitarsus flavicornis, the proteins below share one genomic window:
- a CDS encoding ankyrin repeat domain-containing protein: MKLQYALTGFDGIGIIGYIYSSGIAVMPYSNDDIENLVSHIARMLQYTEDIDLEDLLKGSRWKEVNFQDKCEGGNSLGDLLLKHATENNNPRIKDLFLRNGFKLSQQEQIAAAINEEEEEKNTPDVEENRADSDEVDFSNFIDTQFAMPYNKIKEIVTNNPNITVEEFGRKLKEKKINTNKISKGHCTLLGHIVNSNGPNITDNTNDRAIFLQIIKLLTDLKTQANTGTKIIRTGLSEAITTKQADVVRILLDSGKFNEEEKFNALLCAVTQKYVQGVKLLLGHVNDENMQKALKVAMDKEQTTQVEEITQVLLNFITPETSNAEENIVPAPPIVTEANANQPVSSSVNGQSNHNNKNKTPVIPETKQTATPNNDNKANGFVDAQFSRPNEQETKYKENFYTSLTKDVVGVVVTGLLITAAVMVPSVAGAVVCGIVAALVAIVTGWHIKSSTLPSYREMEENKVEHVSPKTAQTL; this comes from the coding sequence TTGAAACTGCAATATGCCTTGACTGGTTTTGATGGAATTGGTATAATAGGTTATATTTATAGTAGTGGGATTGCAGTTATGCCGTATAGTAATGATGATATTGAAAACCTGGTCTCGCACATAGCTAGAATGTTGCAATATACAGAGGACATTGATCTGGAAGACTTGCTAAAAGGTTCAAGATGGAAAGAAGTTAATTTCCAAGATAAATGTGAAGGAGGCAATTCGTTAGGAGACTTACTTCTAAAACATGCAACCGAAAATAACAACCCACGCATTAAGGATCTTTTTCTTAGAAATGGGTTCAAGCTTTCTCAACAAGAACAAATAGCTGCAGCGATAAATGAGGAAGAAGAGGAGAAAAACACACCTGATGTGGAAGAGAATAGAGCAGACAGTGATGAAGTAGATTTTAGTAACTTCATAGACACTCAATTTGCTATGCCATACAACAAGATAAAAGAAATTGTAACTAACAATCCTAATATAACTGTTGAAGAGTTTGGTAGGAAGCTCAAAGAAAAGAAAATAAATACAAATAAAATAAGTAAAGGTCATTGTACTTTACTTGGGCATATTGTTAATTCAAATGGACCTAATATTACAGACAACACCAATGATCGTGCTATATTTCTACAAATTATTAAATTACTCACAGATTTGAAAACTCAAGCCAACACTGGTACTAAAATCATAAGAACTGGGTTGAGCGAAGCTATAACGACTAAGCAAGCTGATGTTGTGAGAATACTCCTGGATAGCGGTAAGTTTAATGAAGAAGAAAAATTTAACGCTTTGCTCTGTGCTGTTACTCAAAAGTATGTCCAGGGAGTTAAATTATTGTTAGGTCATGTAAATGATGAAAACATGCAAAAGGCTTTAAAGGTGGCCATGGATAAAGAACAAACTACACAAGTTGAAGAAATTACTCAGGTGCTTTTAAACTTTATTACACCAGAAACATCTAATGCAGAAGAAAATATAGTACCAGCACCTCCTATAGTAACAGAAGCAAATGCTAACCAACCTGTGTCAAGTAGTGTTAATGGCCAATCAAATCATAATAACAAAAATAAAACGCCTGTAATACCAGAGACTAAGCAAACTGCCACACCAAATAATGATAATAAAGCTAACGGCTTCGTAGATGCTCAATTTTCTAGGCCAAATGAACAAGAAACTAAATATAAGGAAAATTTTTACACCTCATTGACAAAAGATGTTGTTGGAGTTGTTGTTACAGGGTTACTGATTACTGCTGCTGTGATGGTTCCATCTGTGGCTGGTGCGGTGGTTTGCGGTATTGTAGCTGCTTTAGTTGCAATAGTTACCGGGTGGCATATAAAAAGTTCTACGTTACCAAGTTATAGAGAAATGGAAGAAAATAAAGTTGAACACGTGAGTCCAAAAACTGCACAAACGTTGTGA
- the ppdK gene encoding pyruvate, phosphate dikinase, with amino-acid sequence MGEKLIHYFSQGKCEGNAEMKNLLGGKGANLAEMCNVGIPVPPGFTISTSVCQTYCQDNELSNDLRNEIKNYMAMLENDIGCKFGDLNNPLLVSIRSGSVSSMPGMLDTILNVGLNDETVIGLAKKSGERFAYDSYCRFIMMYSNVVLQLDHHLFQDVVDNEQQKNGAKCLADLDVDILKKIVDNFKKIVHEKTEKHFPQNVEEQLLNSVNAVFASWKNDRAISYRRIHNIPENLGTAVNVQAMVFGNLNDNSATGVIFTRNPSTGEKKCFGEFLVNAQGEDVVSGVYTPMPIDGEQKNTMEKLLPSVYLELCAVCEKLERHYKDMQDIEFTVQDGKLWILQTRSGKRTAEAAIRIIVDMVNEGTITKEEGILRIDPKTFDNLLHPVLDVKSDQKVIGKGLPASPGVASGYVVFSASDAEKAAEQGKKVILVRSETSPEDINGMNAASGIVTARGGMTSHAAVVTRGMGKPCICSVSGLYIDKDGIFFSVGDTKVNKGEPITINGGTGEVMLGILPTISPELSQEFKTIINWIDEIKTVKVRANADTPKDAKIAKEFGAEGIGLCRTEHMFFASDRIEFIQKLIMADDENERANALIKLEEMQKSDFKEIFFIMEGREVTIRLLDPPLHEFLPNNQSTIEKIAKSLSKSVESVKNKIAQLSEKNPMLGHRGCRLAISHPEIYSMQIRAILSAANELKKEKNVEIKPEIMIPFIMNEKEFVLICELVKKESSVISARIKKQIPASRAGMTSDKAYSIGTMIELPRAALIADKLAKHAEFFSFGTNDLTQTTMGLSRDDSVNFLDSYKESNIFENDPFEVLDIEGVGELIKMAIERGKKTRKEIKLGICGEHGADPGSIEFLIESGVDYVSCSPYRVPVAKLVAAQFSIKSKCVG; translated from the coding sequence ATGGGGGAAAAGTTAATACATTACTTTAGCCAGGGTAAATGCGAAGGCAATGCAGAAATGAAAAATCTGCTGGGAGGGAAGGGAGCAAATTTAGCAGAAATGTGCAATGTTGGCATTCCTGTTCCACCTGGTTTCACAATTTCCACCTCTGTTTGTCAGACTTACTGTCAGGATAATGAATTGTCTAACGACCTACGTAACGAGATCAAAAACTACATGGCGATGCTCGAAAATGACATCGGTTGTAAATTTGGGGATTTAAATAACCCCTTATTAGTTTCAATACGCTCTGGTAGTGTTAGTTCAATGCCGGGCATGCTTGATACTATTTTAAATGTTGGTTTAAATGATGAAACAGTAATTGGGCTTGCAAAAAAAAGTGGAGAACGTTTTGCCTATGATAGCTACTGCCGTTTCATCATGATGTACTCCAATGTTGTACTACAGCTTGACCATCACCTATTTCAAGATGTTGTTGACAATGAGCAGCAAAAAAATGGAGCAAAATGTTTAGCTGATCTTGATGTTGATATTTTAAAAAAGATCGTTGACAATTTCAAGAAGATAGTACATGAAAAAACCGAAAAACACTTCCCGCAGAACGTTGAAGAGCAATTATTAAACTCAGTTAATGCAGTATTTGCCTCTTGGAAAAATGACAGAGCTATTTCCTATAGAAGAATACATAATATTCCTGAAAACCTTGGAACAGCAGTCAACGTGCAAGCAATGGTTTTTGGTAATTTAAATGATAATTCTGCAACTGGTGTGATATTTACACGAAATCCTTCAACTGGAGAAAAAAAATGTTTTGGCGAGTTTTTGGTCAATGCTCAAGGTGAAGATGTGGTTTCCGGTGTTTATACTCCTATGCCAATTGACGGAGAGCAAAAAAACACCATGGAGAAGTTGCTGCCAAGTGTCTACCTGGAATTATGCGCGGTATGTGAAAAACTTGAAAGGCATTATAAAGACATGCAGGATATCGAATTTACTGTACAAGACGGTAAATTATGGATTTTGCAGACTAGGTCTGGCAAGCGTACGGCTGAAGCTGCTATTCGCATAATAGTTGATATGGTAAACGAAGGAACGATTACAAAGGAAGAAGGAATATTGAGAATTGATCCAAAAACTTTTGACAATTTGTTGCATCCAGTTCTTGACGTTAAGAGTGACCAAAAAGTAATAGGGAAGGGGCTACCTGCTTCTCCAGGTGTTGCTTCTGGATATGTAGTGTTTAGTGCAAGTGATGCTGAAAAAGCTGCAGAGCAGGGTAAAAAAGTGATTTTAGTAAGGTCAGAAACGAGTCCTGAAGATATTAATGGAATGAATGCTGCAAGTGGCATAGTAACAGCACGGGGAGGGATGACCTCGCATGCTGCTGTTGTAACCCGTGGAATGGGTAAGCCATGCATTTGCAGTGTGAGTGGACTTTATATCGATAAAGATGGAATTTTCTTTTCTGTAGGGGATACAAAAGTAAATAAAGGTGAACCAATTACCATCAACGGAGGAACAGGGGAGGTTATGCTTGGCATTCTCCCTACAATTTCACCTGAATTATCGCAAGAATTCAAAACGATAATCAACTGGATAGATGAAATCAAAACGGTCAAAGTGAGAGCGAACGCTGATACTCCAAAAGATGCAAAAATTGCAAAAGAATTCGGTGCAGAAGGTATAGGCTTATGTCGCACAGAACATATGTTTTTCGCTAGTGATAGAATCGAATTCATTCAAAAGTTGATAATGGCTGACGATGAAAATGAAAGGGCAAATGCGCTCATTAAACTGGAAGAAATGCAAAAGTCTGATTTCAAAGAAATATTTTTTATTATGGAGGGCAGGGAGGTCACTATACGGTTGCTTGATCCGCCTTTGCATGAATTTTTACCCAATAATCAGTCTACTATAGAAAAAATCGCCAAATCACTTAGTAAGTCAGTTGAGTCAGTAAAAAATAAAATAGCACAGTTATCAGAAAAGAACCCAATGCTTGGCCATCGAGGTTGTAGACTTGCCATTTCTCATCCTGAAATATATAGCATGCAGATTAGGGCAATACTTAGTGCTGCAAATGAGCTAAAAAAGGAAAAAAATGTAGAAATCAAGCCTGAGATCATGATCCCTTTTATAATGAATGAGAAAGAATTTGTTCTGATATGCGAGCTAGTGAAGAAAGAATCTTCTGTCATCTCAGCTAGGATCAAGAAGCAGATTCCAGCGTCACGCGCTGGAATGACATCAGACAAGGCGTACTCAATTGGAACAATGATAGAGCTACCACGAGCAGCACTGATTGCTGATAAGTTAGCAAAACATGCAGAGTTCTTTAGTTTTGGCACTAATGATTTAACGCAAACAACCATGGGACTTTCAAGAGATGATTCAGTTAATTTCCTTGATTCTTATAAGGAAAGCAACATATTCGAAAACGACCCATTTGAAGTGCTGGACATCGAAGGGGTAGGGGAGTTAATCAAGATGGCCATTGAAAGAGGCAAAAAAACCCGAAAAGAAATAAAACTGGGTATATGTGGAGAACATGGTGCAGATCCAGGATCTATAGAGTTTCTCATCGAATCAGGGGTGGATTATGTTTCATGCTCACCCTATAGAGTACCGGTTGCAAAGTTAGTGGCAGCACAGTTTAGCATAAAATCTAAGTGTGTTGGGTAA
- the glpX gene encoding class II fructose-bisphosphatase has product MEDLAYKLVKVTEAAALAAYKLAGFGDEKKADQVAVDAMRTVLNSMEINGTIVIGEGERDEAPMLYIGEKVGTGNGPEIDIAVDPLEGTTICAHYKQGAMSILAATKKGDFLHAPDVYMEKIAVGKNLPEGVVSLKNSLEKNLDNLAKAKKCKVNDLVVTVLKRERHNELIEKIRKLRAKVKLIDDGDVAAVVSLVNGNHDMYIGIGGAPEGVLAAAALSSIGGQMEGRLIFDTDQLKERAKDLNIHDPEKIYTVKDMARGESVFIATGVTSGELVDGVDNICSTSSLIILPNKLIKLQTMQNLC; this is encoded by the coding sequence ATGGAAGATTTAGCCTATAAATTAGTTAAAGTGACCGAAGCTGCAGCGCTTGCTGCATATAAACTAGCAGGCTTCGGCGATGAAAAAAAGGCTGATCAGGTTGCAGTTGATGCAATGCGAACAGTGTTAAATTCTATGGAAATAAATGGTACTATCGTAATTGGTGAAGGTGAGAGAGATGAAGCTCCGATGCTATATATTGGCGAGAAGGTTGGCACTGGAAATGGTCCTGAGATTGACATTGCTGTTGATCCACTTGAGGGTACCACAATTTGTGCTCATTACAAACAAGGGGCAATGTCCATTCTTGCTGCAACGAAAAAAGGTGATTTTTTACATGCACCTGATGTTTATATGGAAAAGATAGCAGTAGGAAAAAATCTCCCAGAGGGTGTAGTCTCACTAAAAAATAGCCTTGAAAAGAATCTAGACAATTTAGCCAAGGCAAAAAAATGCAAAGTAAATGATCTCGTGGTAACTGTACTTAAACGTGAAAGGCACAATGAATTAATAGAGAAAATCAGGAAATTAAGAGCAAAAGTTAAACTAATAGATGATGGCGATGTTGCGGCCGTAGTTTCACTAGTAAATGGCAATCATGATATGTATATCGGTATAGGAGGAGCACCAGAAGGGGTGCTTGCGGCTGCAGCGCTAAGCTCAATAGGTGGGCAGATGGAGGGAAGATTGATATTTGACACAGATCAGTTAAAAGAAAGGGCAAAAGATTTGAACATTCACGATCCAGAAAAAATCTACACCGTAAAAGATATGGCAAGAGGTGAATCAGTGTTCATTGCAACTGGAGTAACAAGCGGAGAACTTGTGGATGGAGTTGATAACATATGTTCAACTAGTTCTTTAATAATTCTACCTAACAAGCTGATAAAGCTGCAAACAATGCAGAACTTATGTTAG